A portion of the Stella humosa genome contains these proteins:
- a CDS encoding Zn-dependent hydrolase, with protein MNPAALRIDPARLTARLDALAAIGAIDGGGCCRLALTDEDRAGRDRVVEWMRELGLFVQIDAIGNIFGMRAGRTDAAPVMTGSHIDTVRTGGRYDGNYGVLAGLEVVRVLNEAEILTRRPLCVAVFTNEEGARYTPDMMGSLVHAGGLSLAEALAARGIDGTVLGEELARIGYVGDMAVGTIRPHAYVELHIEQGPVLDLEGVTLGAVDSLQGISWQELTIAGQSNHAGTTPLRLRHDAGLAAAAITVFLRELARKMGGNQLATVGKLDLVPNIINVIAQRATMTVDLRNTDEAQLLEAERRLAAFTADLAQAEGVTITARRLARLEPVVFDAGIADRIERVAGRLGHSIRRMTSGAGHDAQMMARLCPSAMIFTPSVGGLSHNVKEFTHAADLQAGADVLLHTLLELAEGK; from the coding sequence ATGAACCCGGCAGCGCTGCGGATCGACCCGGCGCGGCTGACGGCGCGCCTGGATGCGCTGGCCGCCATCGGTGCCATCGACGGCGGTGGCTGCTGCCGCCTGGCCCTGACCGACGAGGACCGCGCCGGCCGCGACCGGGTGGTCGAGTGGATGCGCGAGCTGGGCCTCTTCGTGCAGATCGACGCCATCGGCAATATCTTCGGCATGCGCGCCGGCCGCACCGACGCTGCGCCGGTGATGACGGGCTCGCACATCGACACGGTGCGCACTGGCGGCCGCTATGACGGCAACTACGGCGTGCTGGCCGGGCTGGAGGTCGTGCGCGTCCTCAACGAGGCGGAAATCCTCACCCGTCGCCCGCTCTGCGTCGCCGTCTTCACGAACGAGGAGGGTGCCCGCTACACGCCCGATATGATGGGCAGCCTCGTCCATGCGGGCGGCTTGTCGTTGGCGGAGGCCCTGGCGGCGCGCGGCATCGACGGCACGGTGCTGGGCGAGGAACTGGCCCGCATCGGCTATGTCGGCGACATGGCGGTCGGCACCATCCGGCCGCACGCCTATGTCGAGCTGCATATCGAGCAGGGGCCCGTCCTGGACCTGGAGGGGGTGACGCTGGGCGCGGTCGACAGCCTGCAGGGCATTTCCTGGCAGGAACTGACGATCGCCGGCCAGTCGAACCATGCCGGCACCACGCCCTTGCGCCTGCGCCACGATGCCGGGCTGGCGGCCGCCGCCATCACGGTCTTCCTGCGCGAACTGGCCCGCAAGATGGGCGGCAACCAGCTTGCCACCGTCGGCAAGCTCGATCTCGTGCCCAACATCATCAACGTCATCGCCCAGCGGGCGACGATGACGGTCGACCTGCGCAACACCGACGAGGCGCAGCTCTTGGAGGCCGAGCGGCGGCTGGCCGCTTTCACCGCCGACCTCGCCCAGGCTGAGGGGGTGACGATCACTGCCCGCCGCCTGGCCCGGCTGGAGCCGGTGGTTTTCGACGCCGGCATCGCCGACCGCATCGAGCGGGTGGCCGGCCGGCTCGGCCATTCGATCCGGCGCATGACGTCGGGTGCCGGACACGACGCGCAGATGATGGCGCGGCTCTGCCCGTCGGCGATGATCTTCACGCCGTCCGTCGGCGGCCTCAGCCATAATGTGAAGGAGTTCACGCACGCGGCCGACCTTCAGGCCGGGGCCGACGTGCTGCTGCACACGCTGCTGGAACTGGCCGAGGGGAAATGA
- a CDS encoding diaminopropionate ammonia-lyase, whose product MPTAIPHRLLPNPRAAGRDAPYGADQRAVLNENAFAEAQGEIARWPGYAPTPLVGLPGLARDLGLDAIWYKDESGRFGLGSFKALGGAYAVFRLLAREIAARTGETVGAADLVAGRHRDLVAGLTVTCATDGNHGRSVAWGARTFGCRCVIYIHETVSEGRRQAIADFGAEVVRTPGNYDDSVRRAADDAARNGWFVVSDTSYPGYVDVPRDVMQGYAVMADEALAQLPAGTLPTHIFVQAGVGGLAAAICGHFWERLGADRPRFVVVEPEKAACLYASAEAGRPTVFPGALDTIMAGLACGEVSLIAWQVLDTGADAFMTIPDDAAIAAMRELAAGAPPVVAGESGVGGLAGLMAAMGDADSRRRLGLDAGSRVLLFGSEGDTDPTLYAELVGRPAAAVRPVA is encoded by the coding sequence ATGCCGACGGCCATTCCCCATCGCCTGCTCCCCAACCCGCGCGCCGCGGGCAGGGACGCCCCCTATGGCGCCGACCAGCGCGCCGTCCTCAACGAGAATGCCTTTGCCGAGGCACAGGGCGAGATCGCCCGCTGGCCCGGCTACGCGCCGACCCCGCTGGTCGGCCTGCCGGGACTGGCCCGCGACCTGGGCCTCGATGCCATCTGGTACAAGGACGAGAGCGGGCGCTTCGGGCTCGGCAGCTTCAAGGCGCTGGGCGGGGCCTATGCGGTGTTCCGCCTGCTGGCGCGCGAGATCGCGGCCCGCACGGGCGAGACGGTCGGGGCCGCCGACCTCGTCGCCGGCCGCCATCGCGACCTGGTGGCGGGGCTTACCGTCACCTGCGCCACGGACGGCAATCACGGCCGCTCGGTCGCCTGGGGTGCGCGGACCTTCGGCTGCCGCTGCGTCATCTATATCCACGAGACGGTGAGCGAGGGCCGCCGGCAGGCGATCGCCGATTTCGGCGCCGAAGTCGTGCGCACCCCCGGCAACTACGACGATTCCGTCCGTCGCGCCGCCGACGACGCGGCGCGCAACGGCTGGTTCGTCGTCTCCGACACCTCCTATCCCGGCTATGTCGACGTGCCGCGCGACGTCATGCAGGGTTATGCCGTGATGGCCGACGAGGCGCTGGCGCAATTGCCGGCGGGAACCCTGCCGACCCATATCTTCGTCCAGGCCGGCGTCGGTGGGTTGGCGGCCGCCATCTGCGGCCATTTCTGGGAACGCCTGGGCGCGGACCGCCCGCGCTTCGTCGTGGTCGAGCCGGAAAAGGCGGCCTGCCTCTACGCCAGCGCCGAGGCCGGCCGGCCGACGGTCTTCCCCGGCGCGCTCGATACGATCATGGCCGGGCTCGCCTGCGGCGAGGTCTCGCTGATCGCCTGGCAGGTGCTGGACACGGGCGCCGATGCCTTCATGACCATTCCCGATGACGCCGCGATCGCTGCCATGCGTGAACTGGCTGCGGGCGCGCCGCCCGTCGTGGCCGGGGAATCCGGCGTCGGTGGATTGGCCGGCCTGATGGCCGCCATGGGTGACGCGGACAGCCGCCGGCGGCTCGGCCTGGATGCCGGTTCCCGCGTGCTGCTGTTCGGCAGCGAGGGCGACACCGACCCCACCCTCTATGCCGAGCTGGTGGGACGACCGGCGGCCGCCGTGCGGCCCGTGGCATGA
- a CDS encoding L-lactate permease produces MIYLVWTLPAVAVIAAIASGRMGTLGASLLGLAIALVVAPLTAPVAFHAADAAVSLARGAWIGWIVVPYILGGLLFWNIAIRPGGAAVPVEAAPADARARRRLLFTACFLIGPFAESATGFGVGIIGTMMLVRRLDLAPIHLLAFSLLSQTMILWGGMGSGAIIGAALARTDPITLAVHASYIVAVFNAAWLPLYWRMAEKAGVAAPWRERIGEALWLGTSLVLVIGATALLGPETAMLAAYGPMIVLRWLADQRPDRRALVQAMRRMAPFMLVIGWLVVTRLLPPLTHFLEQAGRMLPFAGVPAWSPLFHAGTWLVVGAILTGLARGRAATFPAEIRAAWKTGRLAVLTIITFAMMAELLSGSGIADGLARGMFTALDRWAIIATPQISAVIGALANSGNGANGLFMASQVSLATEAGLNVAAVIALQHAAALSLNLVSPVRMSIVCSLAHTPGRERDAYRIMLPFAVAVVVILLACSVLVAARAI; encoded by the coding sequence ATGATCTATCTTGTCTGGACGCTGCCCGCGGTCGCGGTGATCGCGGCAATCGCGAGCGGCCGGATGGGAACGCTGGGAGCCTCGCTCCTTGGCCTCGCAATCGCGCTCGTGGTGGCGCCGCTGACCGCGCCGGTCGCGTTCCATGCCGCCGACGCCGCCGTCTCCCTCGCCCGGGGCGCCTGGATCGGCTGGATCGTCGTGCCATACATCCTGGGCGGGCTGCTGTTCTGGAATATCGCCATCCGGCCCGGCGGTGCTGCGGTGCCGGTCGAAGCCGCACCGGCGGACGCGCGCGCCAGGCGCCGGCTGCTGTTCACCGCCTGCTTCCTCATCGGCCCCTTCGCCGAGTCCGCCACCGGCTTCGGCGTCGGCATCATCGGCACGATGATGCTGGTCCGCCGGCTGGATCTGGCGCCGATCCACCTCCTGGCATTCAGCCTGCTCAGCCAGACCATGATCCTGTGGGGCGGCATGGGCAGCGGCGCCATCATCGGCGCTGCCCTGGCCCGCACGGACCCGATCACGCTGGCCGTCCATGCGAGCTACATCGTCGCCGTCTTCAACGCCGCCTGGCTGCCGCTCTACTGGCGCATGGCCGAGAAGGCAGGCGTCGCGGCGCCCTGGCGCGAACGGATCGGCGAAGCGCTGTGGCTCGGCACCAGCCTCGTCCTGGTGATCGGCGCCACGGCCCTGCTCGGGCCGGAGACGGCCATGCTCGCGGCCTACGGCCCGATGATCGTCCTGCGCTGGCTGGCCGACCAACGCCCCGACCGACGCGCCCTCGTCCAGGCCATGCGGCGCATGGCGCCGTTCATGCTCGTGATCGGCTGGCTGGTCGTGACGCGGCTGCTGCCGCCGCTGACCCACTTCCTCGAGCAGGCCGGCCGGATGCTGCCCTTCGCCGGCGTGCCCGCATGGTCGCCGCTGTTCCATGCGGGCACCTGGCTCGTCGTCGGCGCAATCCTGACCGGCCTTGCGCGCGGGCGCGCGGCGACCTTCCCGGCCGAGATCCGGGCCGCCTGGAAGACCGGCCGTCTCGCCGTCCTGACGATCATCACCTTCGCCATGATGGCCGAGCTGCTGTCGGGCTCGGGCATCGCCGACGGGTTGGCGCGCGGCATGTTCACGGCCCTGGACCGCTGGGCGATCATTGCCACGCCGCAGATCTCTGCCGTGATCGGGGCGCTGGCCAACAGCGGCAATGGCGCCAACGGGCTGTTCATGGCGTCCCAGGTCAGCCTTGCGACGGAGGCGGGCCTCAACGTCGCCGCCGTGATCGCGCTGCAGCACGCCGCGGCCCTGTCGCTCAATCTGGTCTCGCCGGTGCGCATGTCGATCGTCTGCAGCCTTGCCCATACGCCGGGGCGGGAACGGGATGCCTACCGGATCATGCTGCCCTTCGCCGTCGCGGTCGTGGTCATCCTCCTTGCCTGCTCGGTCCTCGTGGCCGCGCGGGCGATATAG